The sequence below is a genomic window from Clostridium putrefaciens.
ATAGGGGTTATTGGACTGCCAGGGGATAGGGCTGATGAATGTATACTTGAACTTGGAAAGTTTTCAGCAGAAAACTTCCATCATATATATATAAAGGAAGATAAAGATAAACGAGGAAGAAAAAAAGGAGAGGTTGCAAAGATACTTTATAAGGGAGCTGTTTCTTCTAGCAAAAGCAATAAAGATATAGAAATAATATTAGAAGAAGAAAAGGCACTTCAAAAGGCTATGGATAATGCAAATAGTGGAGATTTAATTATGGCTTTCTTTGAAGATTATATATGTCTTAGAGATTTAATTAAAAAGAATCAAATTTTAACAGAAGAAAAACCAGATAAAAATGAAAAAATAATATAAAAAATTATTTTAAGTATATATTATATTAATATAAGCCACTTTATTAACTTATAAAGAGGCTTATATTAATATTTATTTTTAAATTCTTCATCCAGGGCAATTGCATTTAAAAACTTGAGTTAAATCCCTTTACATAGTAGAATTTATTTAATAATATTACTAATGTAAAGGGGATTTTTATAATTATGTATCACGAACTTTCAAATTCTTTTATAAGCATTTCAGACCCAAGAGATAATAATTCAAAACATAAGCTTATTGATATACTAACAATAGCAACTTGTGCAATAATATGCGGAGCCGATACATGGACAGATATAGCTCAATATGGCACATCAAAACAAGAGTGGTTTTCAACATTCTTAGAGCTTAATCATGGGATACCATCCCATGATACTTTTGGAAGAGTATTTTCTATTATTAATCCAAAAGAATTTCAGGAAGCGTTTATTAAGTGGATCAAAGATATTTCTGATAAAGTTACTGGTGACGTAATTGCCATAGATGGCAAGACAGTTAGGCATTCCTTTGATACAAGTAACAATAAATCAGCTATTCATATGGTAAGTGCATGGTCAAATCAGTTAGGTTTAGTTTTAGGTCAGATAAAGGTTAATGATAAATCAAATGAAATAACAGCAATTCCAGAATTATTAGATAAGATAGATATAAATAAATCTATAGTAACAATTGATGCTATGGGTACTCAAAAAAATATAGCTAAAAAAATAATCAAAAAGGGCGGAGATTATGTTTTAGCTTTAAAAGGTAATCATAAAAACTTTTCCAACGATATAAAATACTTTTTTGAAGAAGAATCTAAGAATAAATTTGCTGATGTTGAATATAGTTTTTTCAAGACTACTAACAAAGATCATGGCAGAATTGAAACACGTAAACATTACTTAATTAACGATTTAAACTGGCTTTCACAGAAGTCAGAGTGGAAAAACCTAAATAGTATAATTATGGTTGAATCTGAAAGAACCATAGGCGATAAAACATCTAAAGAAAGAAGGTATTATATTTCGAGCTTAACAGAAAATGTTGAAAAGGTTGCTGATGCCATTAGAAAACATTGGGGAATAGAGAATAGCTTACATTGGATTTTAGATATTGCTTTTAGAGAAGATGATAGCAGAATAAGAATTGAAAATGCAGCTGAAAACTTTGCCATCTTAAGGCATATAGCTTTAAACTTATTAAAAAATGAAAAATCAGTAAAGATTGGTGTAAAAGCTAAAAGACTCAAATCCGGTTGGGATAATGATTATTTAAGAAAGGTTTTAACTTCAATCCAATAGAAACATCGTTTTCATAAAGTTATTACAGTTCTAATATCTTAAGTAAACGTTATATTAAACTTCTATATTTTCAAGTGCAACAATATCCTTATACTACCAAAATATGATTAAACTTTAGCTCATTACAATATAAGGATGCAATTGCCCTGATTCTTCATCTTTTACATCTTTACAATAGAAGCTAATAAATTATAATATAGGTATATATATATTGATATTATAATAAATTAGTAATCTAACTATTAAATTTTTTTGGAGGGACAGCATGGAGATTAAAGCTCATGGAAAAATAAATATTGCCCTAGATGTAATAGGTAAAAGAGAAGATGGGTATCACATATTAAAAATGATAATGCAATCTATTGATATTTATGATGTAATAAATATAGAAGTTATAGAAAAGGGTATAGAGATAAGGTGTAATAAAAGCTATGTACCTGTAGATAGTAGAAATATAGCATATAGAGCTGCAGACAGATTCATAAAAAGATATAACGTAAGAAAAGGTGTAGCTATAGATATAAATAAAAATATACCTGTATCAGCAGGACTCGCAGGGGGAAGCACTAATGCTGCTGCAGTATTAAATTTGATGAATAAATTATTTGAAGTTAATGCACCTTTAAAAGAATTAAAAGAAATTGCTTTAAGCTTAGGAGCGGATGTACCCTATTGTCTAACGGGAGGCACTGCGCTATGTGAGGGCATAGGAGAAAAAATAACAAAACTTCCATCTTTTAAAAATAATATTTTAGTCTTAGTTAAACCTTCGTTTGGTGTATCTACGAGAGAAGTGTATACAAGCCTTAAGGTAGATAAAATTTATAAGCATCCAAATATAGATGCTATAATTGATTCTATGAAGAAAGGTGATCTAAAATCTGTATGTTGGAACATGAAAAATGTTTTAGAAAATGTAACGTTAAAAAAACACAGAATTATTGGAGAAATAAAGACATCTATGATTGAAATGGATGCAGTAGGTTCTTTAATGAGTGGTAGTGGTCCAACAGTATTTGGATTTTTTGAAGATATGTTAAAAGCACAAAGATGTTATGATTATATGAAAAGTAAATATCCTGAGACCTATATAACTAGAACTATATAAATAAAAAATACTGATCAAATTAATAAAAGGTATTAATTTAATATGGAGGGTGGCCTCTTAAGTAGGAATAGTAAGGTGATAGCCTGAAAATACTTAAGGGGTCATTTTATATTACCTAAAAATAAAAGTGAATGTATACTTTAGCATTTAAGGATAATACTAATAGGGTAATAAAAGTGTTTTAATTAGTATTTCAATATAAAAAAGAAATAAAATGAGGTGGTTATGGGTGGAACATGTCTTTGATTTGTATTTCATGATTTTAACAGTTATATCTTCTTTATATGTTTTATATTGGGATAAGGAGTATTTTCTTAAAAAGGATGATGAAAAGTTATATAAAAAGTACAAATTTATACCTTTATTTATGATAGTTATTTCAATTGGATTATTTACAACTTTTAAAATAATAAAATTTAATTAAAGGCGGTAGTTTTATTGAGAAGAATTTTAAAAGGGAACGTAAACAAAGATTTGAATAAAAATATTACATATATAAAAGATATATTACAAAATAATTCTGACGTAGTTTTCAGGGAGTTTTTATGTGGAGACCTTAAGTGTTGGATTATATATATAGATGGCTTAGCAGATAAACAACTACTAAACGATTATGTTATTGAAAGCTTGATGCTAGAATCTAGTCATATAACTAAAAGTGAAGAGATAAAGGAACGGATTTTAACGGTTTCAGACCTAAAAGAAGAAACTGATATGAATAAATGTATAGATTCTATACTTTCAGGAGATACAGTTTTATTTATTGAGGGATTAAGAGATTGTTACATATTAGCAACTAGGTCATGGCCAAATAGAGGTGTAGGCGAACCTGCCAATGAAACCTCAGTACGTGGATCAAGAGAAGGATTTACTGAAACCATAAGATTTAATACGGCTTTAGTAAGAAGGCGCATTAGAGACAAAGGTCTTAAAACTATACCAAAAAGTATAGGGGTTAGATCTAAAACAGATGTAGTGATAATGTACATAGAGGATATAGTTAACCATGACGCATTAAATGAACTTATGGAAAGGCTGTCAGATATAAATATAGATAGCATTTCAGATAGTGGTCAATTAGAACAACTAATTGAAGATGATCAGTGGAGTTTGTTTCCTCAAATTCAATTAACAGAAAGACCTGATGTAGTTTCTTCTTCATTACTTGAAGGTAGAATTGCTATCTTAATAGATAATTCTCCTTTTGTATTGTTAGTTCCAACGATATTTGCTAATTTTTTTCAATCTCCAGATGATTATTATCAAAGATGGATGTACTCTTCAAGTGTAAGAATTATAAGAATGCTAGCCATACTTATATCTATGCTAGCAACACCGTTGTATGTAGCAATTACGTCTTACCATACATCTATAATTCCTACTAGACTTGCATACTCTATAGCAGCATCAAGAGAAGGAGTTCCATTTCCAGCCTTTATAGAAGCAATAATAATGGAGGTAAGTCTGGCTTTATTGATGGAAGCTATTATAAGGCTACCAAGACCCATAGGAGCCACCATAGGTATAGTAGGGGGACTTGTTATAGGTCAGTCTGCTGTAAGTGCGGGTATAGTTAGCCCAATTATGATAATAATAGTAGCAATAACGGCAATAACAAGCTTCACCACAACTAATTATGAGATATCTTTTGCATTTAGAATTATAAGATTTGCGTTTATTATAATGGCATCCACATTAGGACTTTATGGTATAGCACTTGGATGTATGGTGACTTTAGCACATTTAACTAAGCTAGAGAGTTTTGGAATATCGTATTTGTCTCCTATTGTAAATTTAGATAAAGGTGATATAAAAGACACCATTGTAAAGTACCCTATGAGATACTTTACAAAAAGACCACAGTATATGAAAACAGGAGATAAAGTAAGACAAAATAATAAAGGTAGGATAGGGAGGTAGTCATGGATTCTAATAAAAAAATAAGATCATATGGATTATTCTCCACGCTAGTTTGTACCATAATAGGTGTAGGTATTTTCTCTTATCCGAGAGAATTAGCTGAAAATGTTAATAATGAAGGGTGGCTCATTAGTATCTTATCTGGAGGGGTTTATATGATCATAGCATATATGATCTATAAGATATGTAAGCTTAATGAATTTAAGGAGTTTCAAGAACTTGCTAAAGGGAATATGGGTATAGTCTTTGGTACTTTAATTTTAATATTTTATTCTGCTTATATGCTAATTTTATCCTCCACACAAATGAGGAATTTTGTTGAAGTTATGAAAAAATATATGTTAGAAAGGACCCCTACAGAATTTTTATTACTAGTTACCATAATAACAGGAGCATATATAGTAAGGGGTGGAATAAATAACCTAGTAAGATTTAATGAAATATCATTTTTAATAATGTTTATTCCTGGTATTTTCATATTTTTAATTTTACTAAAGAATAGTGATTTTACTAATATGCTTCCCGTATTTCAGCAAAAGCCTTTTGATTATATAAAAGCTTTGTTACAATCTTTGGTTTCTTTTGCTGGAATAGAGATGATGTTTTTATTACTTCCATTAGCACAAAATAAGATCTCTGCAAAAAAGTCAGTTCTTAAAGCAGTGGGATTTACTACAATATTTTATACATTAATAAATATATTTTGCTTAGCCATATTATCTAAAGAACAAACAAAAAGAATATTATGGCCAACTATTACAATGGTTACATCCATAGACTTTCCAGGACTTTTTGTAGAACGGTGGGAAGGTGTTATTATGGCTCTTTGGATACTATTTTATTTTACAACATTTATAAACCTTTATTATTTTAGCTGTTACATTATAAGTGATGTATTTAAATTAAAGGACATAAAATTAAGTGTTTTAATAACTACACCATTAATATATATAATTGCTATATTCCCAGGGAGTGTGTATACCTTAAATACTTTTATTATGAGCATACTTAGAATATTAATATTTATAAGCATGTTATTATTTCCTTTATTGTTTTACATTGTTACAACTATAAAAATAAGAAGAAAGGGGAGAAATAAGTGAGGAAGATAGGTATTTTAGCTATAATTATAATATGTTTATTTACTACAGGATGCTGGGATCAAGTAGAGATAGATAGAAGGATTTTAGTATCATTAATAGGTATAGATGCAGGAAAGGATATTTCAAGAGAGAAGGAAGATGAATTAAGCAAGGACTCTTCTATGGAAGATCTTGAAAAGTTAAAAGTATCTTATTCATTTCCTAATATTGCAGACTTTTCACCAAGTAAGCCTACTATTCAAGGGGATATTTATTTTACGGCAAATACATATTCCATGGAAGGTGCTTTAAAGGAGGTTTGTGATTTTAGTAGTAGGAGTATTTATCTAGAACATGTTAGGGTGATATTAATAAGTAAAGATATCCTATCTTATCCTCATACAATGGTAGAAATATTAGATTATTTGGAAAGACAACCTAAGATTAATAGGAGAGCTTATGTTATTGTTACAGATAGCGATCCTGAAGAATTTATAAAGATAGTTCCCCCAATAGATAAGCATACTCAAATTAATATAACAGGTATTATGGAGAATAATGCAAGGAATGGATTTATGAAGCCAGTTACACTAAGCGAACTATTGATTAGTTTAGAAAAAAGTAATAGTGATGTAATACCATTTATGAAAATAGATAAACAAAAGAACGAATTTCTTTTAGATGGATCTACTGTAATTAAAGATTATGCTTTTAAAGGAAATTTGGACGTAAATGAAACATTAAGTTTAAATATACTAAATGGAAAGTTGAAAAGTGGTGTTAAGTCAGTAATTCAAGAGGGTCACCCTATAGATTTTGAAATTTATGGTTCAAAGAGAAGGACTAAAGCATATATAAAGGACCAACAATTAAATGTGGATATAAACATAAGGTTAGAAGGCGTAATAAAGTCAGCTTATTTAGGTAAAGAGGATTTTAATAAAGATTCATTAAAAGAACTTGAAGATAAAATTAGCGGATGCATGGAATATGATTGTAAAAAGGTATTAGATTATTTACAAAAAGAACTTAATGTAGATGTTATAGGAGTAAATGAATATATAGAAAAGTTTCAGCCTAAGATATGGAAGGATATTAAAGATGATCCTGAAGAGGCATTTTCTAAAGCTAAAATAAATATAAAAATAGATACATCAATAAGACGTGGAGGTATTACAAAATAACTTATGCTTATAAAGTTTTCTTTAGAATGGTCCAAAAGTTTATTTTAATTTGGATGATTTTTATTTTGTGTTGTAATTAATTATATTATGTGAATATTAATGATCTTAATGGCAATAATCAACTGTAAAGGGGTGAGGGTGTGAAAAAATATTTAGTGTTAATAATCATACTAATTTCAACGGTTGTAGGTTATTCGTTTTATGGACAAGGGTTAAATAAATTTGATGATTCAAATAGTGCATTAATAAAAGATAAGATGATTAGATTTCACGTAATAGCTAATAGTGATTCTATTGATGATCAAGATATAAAGTTAAAGGTAAGAGATAAGGTTTTAGAATATATATATCCTAAACTAGAGGGCTCTTCTGAAATAGATAAGTCTAGAGAGATATTAAAAGAAAATGATGAAGAAATAAAGAATATAGCATTAAAGGTATTAGAAGAAAATAACTATAATTATAAGGTTGAAAGTACCTTATCTAACGAAATATTTCCAGTGAAAAGTTATGGAAATATAACTTTGCCACAAGGAGAATATGAAGCATATAGAATAATCTTAGGAGATGGAAAGGGTCAAAATTGGTGGTGTGTAATGTTTCCACCCTTATGTTTTGTAGATATTACAAAGGGGGAAGTTTCCAATAAGGACACAGAAGATATAATGAAAAACACTTTAAGTGAAAAAGAATATGATATGGTAAAAAGAAAAGATAAAAGCAAGATTATATTCAAATCTAAAATTGGGGAAGTAGTAAAAGATATAAAAATTAAACAAAGTAAAAAATAAAAAAAGAAAGAAGCTAAATTAAATATTGAATTAGCTTCTTTTTTTTATTTAATCATATTTTTTATAAGGGAAATTATATCGTTGCCACCATTAGGTTTTGCAAAGGATTTACAATTAGTTTTCATAGTATTAAGTTTGTAAGGGTTTTTTATAAGCTCTTGTATTTTAGCTTTGCAATCTGTTCCTGTACCTAAATCTATAGCTAAATCATACTTAAGTAAGAATTCTGCATTCTTTTCTTCTTGACCTGGTATAGCAGAAAAGATAGCAAGTGGTAAATTAGATATAAGTGCCTCTGAAATGGTTAATCCACCTGGTTTTGTAATAAGAAGATCAGCACATTTCATAAAGTTGTTGATATCATCACTGAATCCAACTATTTTGGTTTTTTTATTAGAAAGCATAACTTGTTTTTTTAAAGAATTTAATAACTTTTTATTATTACCTGCTATAGCTATTATTTGAAAGTCAATAGGTATCTTTGATATTTGTTTATATACTTCTAATATTTTCCCCATACCAAGGCTTCCACCCATTAGTAATAGTGTGAATTTATTTGGATCAAGGTCTAAATCCGAAAGTATTTTAACGCTATCTTCATTGTGCAAAAAATCTGGGTGTACGGGTATGCCTAATGGAAAGACCTTATTGCTATCAACCCCTCTTAAGGCCATCTCTTTGCCCATTTCATCTGTAGCTACAACATAAGCATCTACATAAGGATGGATCCAAGAGTTATGGGGAGCGTAATCAGTCATGATAGTTATATTTGGTTTATGTAGTTTGTTCTTAGCTTTTAATATAGATAGCATACCTGTAGAAAAAGGGTGCGTAGATATTATTAAATCTGGATCAAATTTATTTATAAGAGTCAATACTTTGATTGACATAAGGGTATTAAACCTTTCACTTATAGTAGTTAAGCCTCCATCATTTTCTGTATAATTATAAAGCACCCCAAATATAGATGGATAAAGCCTTATACTCTTTAGGTAACTGCCAATTATAAGCTTATCTAAAAATGGATTGATATATTTTATTGTATCTATTATTTTCACTTCTGAGTTAGGTATATTTAATTCTGTATGCGTTTTTATAGCTTCAGCAGCATTTATATGGCCGCCACCAGCTGATACGGATAAAATCAATAGTTTCATTAATGCTCTCACCTTCAGTATCTTATGTTTTGTTTAAATCCTAGTTATAAGTATACAATACTTTTAAATTTCAGGGTATATAAAATAATAATTTATGATAGATTTAAATATATATTACTATGATTATAATATAAAGGAATAATAGTCGCAAATAACACAAATACTACCACCATATAGGAGGTAGATATTTATGAATATAAAAAACAATATAGTAAAGAAAAGAATTATATACACCTTGCTAGTTACTTTAATAGTGGTATTTTCAAGTACCTTTGCAATACTTATGACTTTAGAAAGGACTGATTATAGAAATTATCTTCAAGGACAATATAGTAAGAACATTTATGAACTTTTAACAGCAGTAGATAATATACAAGATAACCTTTCGAAATCTGCTGTAGTAGATGACAAAAATCAGAGAATGCTCATATTTGAGGAGATTTTTAGATATTCCACTATGGCATCGGATAGACTACATTCATTGCCTATACCCCAAGAAAGGGTTAATGAGACAAGTAAATTTTTAATTCAGGTTGGGGACTTTTGCTATACTCTTGTAAGGAATTCTGTAAGTGGTGAAGAAATTACAGAAGAACAATTAACTGCTATTGATGATCTTTCAGATCAATCTTATGAGTTAAGAGAAAATCTAAATGGGTTATTACAAGAAATAAATGAAGGAAAAGTAAAGTGGGGGGAAATAAGAAAGAAGGCTACAGGGGTTCTACCAAAAAGTGAGGAAGATGTTGTAGGAGAAAAGTTTCAAAATATACAAAAGCAAGTAGCACAATATCCTGCATTGATTTATGATGGACCATTTTCAGAAAACATATTAGAGATAGAGCCAAAGATAAATGAGGAGGAAGAAGTTTCTGTAGAGGAGGCTAAAGATTTTCTAAAGAAGGCTTTAGTAAATAGGGACATAAAAGACATAAAAGAAAAAGGCAGCGAAAGTAATACTAAAATAGAATCTTATGGATTTGATGTAACAGTGAATGGAAGGGATGACAAAGAAAATATAGTTTGTGATATATCTAAAAAGGGGGGCAAGGTTATTTATCTTATGGATAATAAAGCATTAAATAAACCCAATATAGACTTAGAGAAGTCTATAGAAATAGGGAAAGAATATTTAAAGTCTTTAGGATATGATAATATGGAACCTACATATACATTAAAATATGAAGACAATGTAACTATTAACTATGTATTTACTGTTGATGATATATTAGTTTATACAGATCAAATAAAACTTAAGATTGCATTAGATAATGGAGATATAATAGGTATGGAAGCTGATAAATATTTAGTTTCTCACACTAAAGATCGTAAGATTCCAACAATTAATATTAATGCTGATGAAGGAAAGAAAAACATAGGGAAACGACTAGAACTAAAAAATATAAAGTTAGTTATAGTTCCAGGAGAAATGAATAAAGAAAAGTTATGCTATGAGTATAGTGGAACCTATAGGGAAGATGAATATAAAGTATATGTAGATGCGGTTTCTGGAAACTTTGAGAGAATAATTAAGATAATTAATACAGCTAATGGAAAGCTTGCAATATAATCTTGGTAAATTTCATATACAATACTTAAATTTAAGTGCTTATATCTTAAAATATCTTGATATAATTATAAAGTTTAGCTAAAATATACGATATAAGATATATATGTGTTTATCCCTTTGCTTTATAGTATAAGGGATAAACAATATTAAATTTTATATATTGGTCTAATGAGATTTTTAAACTTTTAAGGAGTGAGGTTATGACAATAGCTCTAGCTATGATATCTGGAGGCTTAGACAGTATATTAGCGGCTAAGATAATTAAAGGACAAGGAATAGAGGTCATAGGAATTTGCTTTAAATCATATTTTTTTGATGAAGCAAAAGCTAAAGATATGTGTAAAACTATAGATATACCCCTGGTTGTTGTGGATTTTTCTAAAGAACATTTTAATATGTTAAAGAATCCTAAGCATGGTTATGGTAAAAATATGAATCCATGCATAGATTGCCATGCGATGATGATGAAGTACACAGGTGAGTTATTAGATAAGTATAAAGCAGATTTTATTATAACAGGTGAGGTTTTAAACCAAAGGCCTATGTCTCAAAATAAGCGATCTTTGGATATTGTTAAAAAAGAGTCTGGATTTAGCAATAAGATATTAAGACCCTTATGTGCATTAAATTTAGAACCTACAGATATGGAAACGGAAGGTTTAGTTAATAGAGAAGAATTGCTTGATATATCTGGAAGATCTAGGACAAGGCAGATGGAACTTGCAGAAACCTTTGGAATAAAAGATTATCCGTCTCCAGCAGGAGGCTGTAAACTTACAGAACCTAATTATTCTAAAAGATTAAAAGATTTGTTAAAATATAATGATAATCCTGATAACAAAGATATAGGTCTTTTAAGATATGGAAGGCATTTTAGGATGGGTAATAGTAAGATAATTGTATCTAGAACTAGAGATGAATCAACTTATATGAAAAAGCTGATTAAAAAAGAGGACTTTTTATTTTTCCCAAAGGATCATCCTGGATCTATGGTAATTTTAACAGGAGATAAAACTAATGAAGCAATAGAATTTGCAGCAAACATTTCTTTAAGGTATAGTAAAGGAAATACTGAGGAAAAGATTACTGTAAAGTATGGAAATTATGGAACAATTGCAAATAAATATATTGATGCTATTAATATAAATGATGAAAATATTAATGAATATAGTATTAATATTTAAATCAAAGTGAGGGATAAATATGAAAAAAAAGGCTATAATTTCGATTTTAAGTCATGAAATATTAAATAAAGATGATGCTATAGAAGTTGTAACACCGGGAGACTTCTATAAAAAGGAAGATGAGTATTTTGCAGTGTACGATGAAACAGAAATAAGTGGAATGGAAGGCACTACAACAACTCTTAAGATTTCTAAAGAAAAACTTTCACTACTAAGAGAAGGTACAACCAATGCGGAAATGCACTTTGATAAAAGTAATCAGTGTACAACATTGTATAACACACCTTATGGGGTTTTAGAGATAAAAATAGATACTGATGATTTAAAAATAGATGTTAATGATAAAGGTGGAGAAGTTTTTATAAAATACAATATGATTATAGCGGGTCAAGCCTCACAAAATACGGAACTTAAAATAAAAATAAAATCTTGAATCATAGTTTAAATAAAAGAAGATGAGATTTGATTAAAAAAATCCATCTTTTTTTGCGTAATAATATATTTTTTATATAAAGGATTAAATTAATTAATTTTGGATAGAATCTAAGGTGTCTTAAAATAGCAGGTAGGAGATGGATATATGGAATATAAAGATTTAAGAAGATACCAATATGAGAAAATAATACAAATTTTATGTCAGTACAATAATATTGATGAAAATGATATTATTCCATTATTAAGAGATAAAGAATGTAAATATTTACTTTTATTATTACTAAAAAGCAATAAATGCACAGATGAGGTTATTTTAGAAGAAATCATGTCTCTTAAGACTAAAACATCTATACAATATAACTTTAAGAAAGCAGAAGAAAAGTTATATGTTAACAAGGATTTTAGAGAAAAGTATTTTGAGATTCAAAGAATAATAAAAGAGATAATATAGGATATATATAATAACTAATTTTATACAGAGTAAAATTAATAATAAATTAAAAGTTTTAATTATTATAGAGGATTTAAGTGGCTTGTAGAGAATTTATTTAATTAGGTAGTGATGAAAAGGTATATGGAGGTGGAGTCATTATGTGTAATACTGAAGTATCAATAGCATTTAAAAATCCCGATAATACGATTACAAAGATAGATACAAATATTTTTGAACTAAAGCAACTAGATAAGAAATACTATGAGGGAACCATTATAATAAATAAAAACAAAAAGATGTTATATATAAGTATGAAATGCTCATTTTGTAATAAGTTTCATGGTTATAATTATAAGATTAAAGAAATTTTATATAAGGATTTAATTATAGGAGGTTGTAAAAATAGTGGTAATTTTATATTACTTATAGGGAAAAAAGAAATGATTTATAATATTATTAAAGAACATAGCGATATTAATAATAAAATTTACTCAACTATATAAATATAGTTGTTATGAAGAGTTATTTTAAAGAGGTAAATTTAAAAGATTCATAAAATTGTTATAAGTTTAAATTGTTTTAGACTTATAACTTGACGTTGTC
It includes:
- a CDS encoding ISAs1 family transposase, with amino-acid sequence MYHELSNSFISISDPRDNNSKHKLIDILTIATCAIICGADTWTDIAQYGTSKQEWFSTFLELNHGIPSHDTFGRVFSIINPKEFQEAFIKWIKDISDKVTGDVIAIDGKTVRHSFDTSNNKSAIHMVSAWSNQLGLVLGQIKVNDKSNEITAIPELLDKIDINKSIVTIDAMGTQKNIAKKIIKKGGDYVLALKGNHKNFSNDIKYFFEEESKNKFADVEYSFFKTTNKDHGRIETRKHYLINDLNWLSQKSEWKNLNSIIMVESERTIGDKTSKERRYYISSLTENVEKVADAIRKHWGIENSLHWILDIAFREDDSRIRIENAAENFAILRHIALNLLKNEKSVKIGVKAKRLKSGWDNDYLRKVLTSIQ
- the ispE gene encoding 4-(cytidine 5'-diphospho)-2-C-methyl-D-erythritol kinase; protein product: MEIKAHGKINIALDVIGKREDGYHILKMIMQSIDIYDVINIEVIEKGIEIRCNKSYVPVDSRNIAYRAADRFIKRYNVRKGVAIDINKNIPVSAGLAGGSTNAAAVLNLMNKLFEVNAPLKELKEIALSLGADVPYCLTGGTALCEGIGEKITKLPSFKNNILVLVKPSFGVSTREVYTSLKVDKIYKHPNIDAIIDSMKKGDLKSVCWNMKNVLENVTLKKHRIIGEIKTSMIEMDAVGSLMSGSGPTVFGFFEDMLKAQRCYDYMKSKYPETYITRTI
- a CDS encoding CLC_0170 family protein encodes the protein MEHVFDLYFMILTVISSLYVLYWDKEYFLKKDDEKLYKKYKFIPLFMIVISIGLFTTFKIIKFN
- a CDS encoding spore germination protein, whose translation is MRRILKGNVNKDLNKNITYIKDILQNNSDVVFREFLCGDLKCWIIYIDGLADKQLLNDYVIESLMLESSHITKSEEIKERILTVSDLKEETDMNKCIDSILSGDTVLFIEGLRDCYILATRSWPNRGVGEPANETSVRGSREGFTETIRFNTALVRRRIRDKGLKTIPKSIGVRSKTDVVIMYIEDIVNHDALNELMERLSDINIDSISDSGQLEQLIEDDQWSLFPQIQLTERPDVVSSSLLEGRIAILIDNSPFVLLVPTIFANFFQSPDDYYQRWMYSSSVRIIRMLAILISMLATPLYVAITSYHTSIIPTRLAYSIAASREGVPFPAFIEAIIMEVSLALLMEAIIRLPRPIGATIGIVGGLVIGQSAVSAGIVSPIMIIIVAITAITSFTTTNYEISFAFRIIRFAFIIMASTLGLYGIALGCMVTLAHLTKLESFGISYLSPIVNLDKGDIKDTIVKYPMRYFTKRPQYMKTGDKVRQNNKGRIGR
- a CDS encoding GerAB/ArcD/ProY family transporter — its product is MDSNKKIRSYGLFSTLVCTIIGVGIFSYPRELAENVNNEGWLISILSGGVYMIIAYMIYKICKLNEFKEFQELAKGNMGIVFGTLILIFYSAYMLILSSTQMRNFVEVMKKYMLERTPTEFLLLVTIITGAYIVRGGINNLVRFNEISFLIMFIPGIFIFLILLKNSDFTNMLPVFQQKPFDYIKALLQSLVSFAGIEMMFLLLPLAQNKISAKKSVLKAVGFTTIFYTLINIFCLAILSKEQTKRILWPTITMVTSIDFPGLFVERWEGVIMALWILFYFTTFINLYYFSCYIISDVFKLKDIKLSVLITTPLIYIIAIFPGSVYTLNTFIMSILRILIFISMLLFPLLFYIVTTIKIRRKGRNK
- a CDS encoding Ger(x)C family spore germination protein; protein product: MRKIGILAIIIICLFTTGCWDQVEIDRRILVSLIGIDAGKDISREKEDELSKDSSMEDLEKLKVSYSFPNIADFSPSKPTIQGDIYFTANTYSMEGALKEVCDFSSRSIYLEHVRVILISKDILSYPHTMVEILDYLERQPKINRRAYVIVTDSDPEEFIKIVPPIDKHTQINITGIMENNARNGFMKPVTLSELLISLEKSNSDVIPFMKIDKQKNEFLLDGSTVIKDYAFKGNLDVNETLSLNILNGKLKSGVKSVIQEGHPIDFEIYGSKRRTKAYIKDQQLNVDINIRLEGVIKSAYLGKEDFNKDSLKELEDKISGCMEYDCKKVLDYLQKELNVDVIGVNEYIEKFQPKIWKDIKDDPEEAFSKAKINIKIDTSIRRGGITK
- the spoIIR gene encoding stage II sporulation protein R, translated to MKKYLVLIIILISTVVGYSFYGQGLNKFDDSNSALIKDKMIRFHVIANSDSIDDQDIKLKVRDKVLEYIYPKLEGSSEIDKSREILKENDEEIKNIALKVLEENNYNYKVESTLSNEIFPVKSYGNITLPQGEYEAYRIILGDGKGQNWWCVMFPPLCFVDITKGEVSNKDTEDIMKNTLSEKEYDMVKRKDKSKIIFKSKIGEVVKDIKIKQSKK